The Phycisphaerales bacterium sequence CTTCAAAAGCGACGCTAGCTCGTTGTTCCCTCCATACCCTAAAGGGACTATCATGGAGGGTCTTCCGGAGAAACCATGACTACTTCTGCAAGCGAAAGCCAACATAAACAAGCCACAAAGGCTCGTGCCGATGCGATGGACCATGTCCGCGGCCTCCTTGACTTCATCGGGGAAGATCCAACACGCGAAGGGTTAATCGAAACGCCCCGCCGTGTCCTGGCAGCCATGCAGGATCACTTTCGTGGATACCACGAAGACCCCGCAAGTTTTCTCAGCAAAAGCTTTACTGAGGTCGAAGGCTATCAAGAACTGGTCTTGATCTCTGACATCGAGTTACACAGCCACTGCGAACACCACATGGTGCCATTCGTAGGCAAGGCACATGTCGCCTATATCCCCGGCGATCGGATTGTTGGACTGTCCAAACTGGCGCGCGTCGTAGATGTCTATAGCCACCGACTCCAAGTCCAGGAAAAACTCACTGCACAGATCGCCAATACGATCAATGACTGCTTGAATCCCAAAGGCGTCGCGGTCATCCTGCAATGCCAACACTTCTGCATGTGCTATCGGGGCGTCAAGAAACCCGGCGCCTGGACAACAACGAGCAAACTGCATGGCCAGTTTCTGAATGATGCGTCGAGCCGCGCAGAGCTCTTCACCTTGCTTGGTCTTAAACGCGATATTGGCTGATCTGCACTCCAGCCTGAGTTTTCTCGCTCAACGCCGACCAGCGTTGATTGGCATGGTTCATGTACAGGCCCTGCCCGGCACACCCCGACATACAAAGACGATTGATCAGATCATCAACACGGCTGTTCAAGAAGCAACTTGCCTCGCCGAAGCTGGGTTTGATGCCTTGATGATTGAAAACATGCACGATCTCCCCTACCTGCTTGGTCAAGTGGGACCCGAGATTGTCGCTGGCATGACCGCCGTCGGCCAAGCAATACGCAGCCGCATCGATCTTCCGCTTGGCGTACAAGTATTGGCTGCCGCCAATAGTGCTTCACTGGCCGTGGCCCACACGATTGGCGCCTCCTTCATACGGTGCGAAGGATTTGTCTTTGCATCAGTTGCTGATGAAGGCATCATTGAACAAGCTGCCGCAGGCCCATTGCTGCGAACAAGAAAATCACTTGACGCAGAGAACGTCGCGATCCTCGCTGACATCAAAAAGAAGCACAGCGCCCATGCACTGACCAGCGATATCTCACTGACTGAAATGGCTCATGCTGCCGCATTCAACGGCGCTGATGGCGTCATTGTGACAGGCACTGTGACCAGCATCCCACCCGATCCTCATGAGGCGGCCGCTGCGGCCAAATGCGAACGCCCAGTATTGATCGGCTCAGGGCTTACAACAGACAACATTGAGTCGTTTGCTCAAGTGAGCGACGGCCTCATCATTGGCTCAGCTCTCAAGCAAGACGGGCACTGGGACGAGGCGCTAGACCCCGCGCGCGTCACGGCGATTGCCCAAGCAGTGCAAGGCTGCCGGACGACGAAGTAAGAGGTCAACCATCCATTTCATCTTTGAGTTGACTGAGCTTGTCGATCAAATTGTCGATCTGCGCATCTGTGTGAGCAGCAGAAATTTGCACACGAAGACGAGCCGTGCCCTCAGGCACAACTGGATACCCAAACCCAATCACAAAGACGCCCAATTCAAGCAGACGATTGCTCATCGCAATCGCCTTCGCTGTATCGCCAACAATAATGGGGCAAATAGCTGTGGGCGACTCAATGACTTCAAACCCTTTGCTTCGAATACCCTCCCGAGCTCGAGCCGTGTTCTGTCGAAGCCGGTCAACCATTCCAGGGTCGTTCATCAACAATTCAATAGCGCGATTGGCGCTACAAGCCACTGACACTGGAAGCGCATTGGTAAACAAGGTTGGTCGGGCTCGCTGCACAATCATTTCCATGGCAGCCTGCGAACCTGCGAGATAGCCGCCCGCCGCACCACCGAGCGCTTTTCCGATAGTGCCTGTAAACAGATCAATCTCATCACTGGCCATACCAAAGTGTTCATGCGTACCGCGCCCCGTGGCGCCCATGACGCCAGTGCCATGAGAATCATCAACGGCCAGCATCGCGCCGTACTCATCACACAAGGCCCGAATCGCTGGCAGGTGAGCCAAATCACCCTCCATCGAAAAGACACCATCAGTAATAACCCAGAGCACGCCTCCGTCAGCGACGATTTCACGTCCCTTGATCAATGACTGACGGAGCGAGTCCATATCACTGTGCTTATAGATTGATTTATGCAGGCCTTTATTAATAACACCGGCCAATCGCATTGCATCAATAATGCAAGCGTGGTTGAGCTCGTCAGAAATAATCACATCACCGGGCTCACAGAGCGTTGGCAACAGCGCTTCAGTTGCGGTCCAACAAGACACAAAACTATAAGCAGCTTCTTTGCCAAGAAACTCAGCAATACGCTTTTCAAGAACCAAATGTGGCTCAAACGTGCCGCAAATAAATCGCACTGAAGCCGTGCCGGCACCATAATGCTGCATACCTTCAATACCTGCCGCGACGACGTCAGGATGATTTGCAAGTCCCAGGTAATTATTGGAGCAGAAGCAATCAACTTGGCCATATCCCTCCAGATCAATATGGGGATCCATGGGCCCCTTAATCGTCTGCAGCTTTTTGAGCTGGCCAGTCGCCTCAAGATGACCAAGCGTTTTCGCACTACGCTGTTCAAACAAATCAGACCCGGTCAATCCCGTCATGCTCATGTCACGATCCTGAATATGATTCAAAGTAAGGAATGATGTACTCGGTGAACGTCTTTTCAAGATCATGCTCAGGAGCAAAGCCCCAATCATTTTGAGCCGCTGAACAATCGACCGATTCAGGCCAAGAATCAACGATCGCCTGACGTTCAGGCGTCACCTTAAAATCAACCTTCGCCGCTGGATAGTGCCGCTTGATCATTTCAACGCACTCCTCGGCTGAAGGATTAAATGCAGACACGTTGTAACACGACTTTGTCAACTGCTCTGATGATGCAGCCGTATACTTCAATGTTGCATTAATTGCATCTGGCATGGTCATAAATGGAATGCGCGTGTCTGGCCGCACAAAACACTCGTACGGCTCACCCCTTAATGCGGCATGGAGCATTTCAGGAATAAAATCGCTGGTGCCGCCGGTCGGCTGGGTCGCCGCACTGATGAGACCTGGAAAACGCAGGCATCGAAAATCAATGCCAGGCGGACACGAAGAGACATCTCCTTGGCGACCGTGATAAAGCGCGTAGTAGCGACCTATGTTCTCAACTGCCAATTTATTGCACCCATACATCGTTCGCGGGTGATGAAATACGCGTTCGTCAACCTGTCCTGATTTTGTTTTATGGGCAAGATCACTAAAACCGTACACAGCAATCGAACTCGGAAAAAAGAAGAGTATTGATTGATCACGCTGCTGAGCTGCTTGGGTTGCCTGCCGAATCATACCCACGCTGCCTGTGACATTGACGTCATAGCCGACAGCTGGCGCATGCTCAGTAGCACTACTTAGGAGCGCTGCAAGGTGATACACCTCATCGATTTCAGTGGTCGCGAAGATCTCGCTGACAAGGGACTCATCCCGTATGTCACCTAAATACGATCGCTTGACCATCGAAGCATGTGTTTTCGGCAACTGAGCGAGATCGAGCGTACTCACCTGCCCCGCACCCGAATCAACAAAGGCGTGCAAAAGACCATGACCGACTTCGCCCCCAGCGCCGGTAATCAGTACCTGCTCTGGCTTACCCGGAGTTTTCTGTGGTGTGATATCCATTGTGGCTTCCAGTTCCATAGCCCACATTGTAGCGGAACAAAGGCCCCTCCCGGCCAAACAAAAACAACACAAGGCCCGTTTCCCAATCTCTTGACAGCGATCCACTGCCAAGCGCGTGCTAGCATGCCTCAATGCCATCCCTGTCCAAACAGCCATCCCTCTTGGGAATGACCAGTCAAAGCTTCAGTGCGACGGCCGCTGACTTTAGTGGCCACAAAGACCAGGCCATGGCCAGCTATCGGCAGGCCTATCGAACAGGCGTACTGGACCCCGCAATAACACGTTCCGGCATTTTACCGCTCACCCAATCAATGGTTGATGGCCAAGCCACCAAGTTTTTGCTCGAAACAGAAGATGGGCTTGAACTCGAAAGCGTTGTCCTTCCAATCCAATCTCGCAGTGGCCGAGAACGGTGCACACTTTGCGTCTCAAGCCAGATCGGCTGCGCCATGGGATGCACGTTTTGCGAGACCGCTCAAATGGGTCGACTCCGCAACTGCTTACCAGAAGAGATCATCGCTCAGTGGTATGCCGCAACTCATTTTGTCGGCGCCACAATCACAAACATTGTCTTTATGGGCATGGGCGAACCAATGGATAACTTTGAGAATGTCGAGGCCGCCATTGCCATTCTGACTGATCAGAATGGCCCATGCATTGCCCCATCGCGCATCACGGTCTCAACAGTTGGCCACATTAAGGGCATGACTCGCTACACAGCGATGGCCCAAACCCCTGGCATGGGTCGCTTAGGCCTTGCTGTTTCACTCAACGCGCCAAATGACACCATTCGTAGCCAGATCATGCCCCTCAATAAAGCCAATAACATGACGGCCCTCCATGCAGCAATGCTCCACTGGCTCGGAGAAAAACGACGCCTGCTCATCGAATATGTTGTTATTCCGACAGTCAACGACCAGGCCGCACACGCAGAAGAAGTGGCTCATTATCTTTCTGACTTGCCTCGCACCACTATTAATGTCATCCCATATAACCCACGTCGGAACTCGCCATGGCCAGCATGCTCAGACCAGGCAGTTTCACAATTTGCGACTTGGCTCTCTGAACAAGGAAGCAAGGTCATGGTCAGGCGCCATCGAGGCCGGCAGCTCATGGCTGCGTGTGGCCAACTCGGCAACACACCCGCTACGGCGACTGCCC is a genomic window containing:
- a CDS encoding NAD-dependent epimerase/dehydratase family protein, which codes for MDITPQKTPGKPEQVLITGAGGEVGHGLLHAFVDSGAGQVSTLDLAQLPKTHASMVKRSYLGDIRDESLVSEIFATTEIDEVYHLAALLSSATEHAPAVGYDVNVTGSVGMIRQATQAAQQRDQSILFFFPSSIAVYGFSDLAHKTKSGQVDERVFHHPRTMYGCNKLAVENIGRYYALYHGRQGDVSSCPPGIDFRCLRFPGLISAATQPTGGTSDFIPEMLHAALRGEPYECFVRPDTRIPFMTMPDAINATLKYTAASSEQLTKSCYNVSAFNPSAEECVEMIKRHYPAAKVDFKVTPERQAIVDSWPESVDCSAAQNDWGFAPEHDLEKTFTEYIIPYFESYSGS
- a CDS encoding radical SAM protein, which produces MPSLSKQPSLLGMTSQSFSATAADFSGHKDQAMASYRQAYRTGVLDPAITRSGILPLTQSMVDGQATKFLLETEDGLELESVVLPIQSRSGRERCTLCVSSQIGCAMGCTFCETAQMGRLRNCLPEEIIAQWYAATHFVGATITNIVFMGMGEPMDNFENVEAAIAILTDQNGPCIAPSRITVSTVGHIKGMTRYTAMAQTPGMGRLGLAVSLNAPNDTIRSQIMPLNKANNMTALHAAMLHWLGEKRRLLIEYVVIPTVNDQAAHAEEVAHYLSDLPRTTINVIPYNPRRNSPWPACSDQAVSQFATWLSEQGSKVMVRRHRGRQLMAACGQLGNTPATATAPLDHPFLDPALGSDQSHDQSDPSPPDRYQIHTG
- a CDS encoding BtpA/SgcQ family protein; translation: MADLHSSLSFLAQRRPALIGMVHVQALPGTPRHTKTIDQIINTAVQEATCLAEAGFDALMIENMHDLPYLLGQVGPEIVAGMTAVGQAIRSRIDLPLGVQVLAAANSASLAVAHTIGASFIRCEGFVFASVADEGIIEQAAAGPLLRTRKSLDAENVAILADIKKKHSAHALTSDISLTEMAHAAAFNGADGVIVTGTVTSIPPDPHEAAAAAKCERPVLIGSGLTTDNIESFAQVSDGLIIGSALKQDGHWDEALDPARVTAIAQAVQGCRTTK
- the folE gene encoding GTP cyclohydrolase I FolE; translation: MTTSASESQHKQATKARADAMDHVRGLLDFIGEDPTREGLIETPRRVLAAMQDHFRGYHEDPASFLSKSFTEVEGYQELVLISDIELHSHCEHHMVPFVGKAHVAYIPGDRIVGLSKLARVVDVYSHRLQVQEKLTAQIANTINDCLNPKGVAVILQCQHFCMCYRGVKKPGAWTTTSKLHGQFLNDASSRAELFTLLGLKRDIG
- a CDS encoding aminotransferase class I/II-fold pyridoxal phosphate-dependent enzyme, whose protein sequence is MSMTGLTGSDLFEQRSAKTLGHLEATGQLKKLQTIKGPMDPHIDLEGYGQVDCFCSNNYLGLANHPDVVAAGIEGMQHYGAGTASVRFICGTFEPHLVLEKRIAEFLGKEAAYSFVSCWTATEALLPTLCEPGDVIISDELNHACIIDAMRLAGVINKGLHKSIYKHSDMDSLRQSLIKGREIVADGGVLWVITDGVFSMEGDLAHLPAIRALCDEYGAMLAVDDSHGTGVMGATGRGTHEHFGMASDEIDLFTGTIGKALGGAAGGYLAGSQAAMEMIVQRARPTLFTNALPVSVACSANRAIELLMNDPGMVDRLRQNTARAREGIRSKGFEVIESPTAICPIIVGDTAKAIAMSNRLLELGVFVIGFGYPVVPEGTARLRVQISAAHTDAQIDNLIDKLSQLKDEMDG